In Pannonibacter sp. XCT-53, the sequence CTCGAACAGGTCGGCCGCCATGCCGGCGCAGTCGCCGACGTTGTCGCCCACGTTGTCGGCGATGGTGGCCGGGTTGCGCGGGTCATCCTCCGGGATGCCGGCTTCCACCTTGCCGACCAGATCGCCGCCCACGTCGGCGCCCTTGGTGAAGATGCCGCCGCCCAGGCGGGCGAAGATCGAGATGAGGGAGGCACCGAAGCCGAGCGCCACCAGCGCGTCGATGACGATGCGGTCGGTGGGGGCATGGCCGAGCAGGCCCGTGAGCACGGCATAGTAGACGGCCACGCCCAGCAGCGCGAGGCCGGCCACCAGCATGCCGGTGACCGCGCCCGACTTGAAGGCGATCTCAAGCCCGGCCGACAGGCTCCTGGCCGAGGCCTGCGCCGTGCGCACGTTGGCCCGGACCGAGACATGCATGCCGATGAAGCCGGCGAGCGCGGAGAGGATGGCGCCGGCGGCGAAGCCGATCGCCACCGGCATGCCCAGAAGCCAGGCACCGAGGATGAAGATCAGCACCCCGACGATGCCGATGGTGGTGTACTGGCGCGTGAGATAGGCCTGGGCGCCTTCCTGGATGGCCCCTGCGATTTCCTGCATGCGCGCGTTCCCGGCATCGGCTGCCATGACGGACTGGATGGCCCAGATCCCGTAGGCAATGGCCAGGAGGCCACAGGCAATGACGACGACAAGCTCGGTCATGAGTCCTCCCCGAATGACACGCAGCCTTCGCCCCGCTGTTTGCGAATTTATGTTATGCGGCAACAGGCTGCAGACCGGCCCCGTGCATGTGACAAGTTCCTGATCCATTCCCCGGCACGGGACGACAGCGCCACGGTAACAGGTAACAAGTGGGGTTGGTCAAGCTGAACCTGCAGTTTCTTGCAGGATGCCCCGCGCTTCATTTCCCGCGCTGCGGCAGCCGCAACGCAACAATTTACGCAGTGCAATATTCAGCTGCCGACAATCGTCGTTTTACTTAGACGGTACGGTCGGATCGCTGCGTCCTGCCAAGGGCCAGCATCGCCGCCAGGCACAGGGCCGTGACGGGGAAGATCAGCACGTTGACGGTGCCCCAGCCGAAATTGTGCAGCAGCGAGCCGGAGGAGAACGAGGCGAAGGCCACGAAGCCGAAGACCAGGAAGTCGTTTGCCGACTGGACCATCGTGCGCTCGGCCGGCCGGTAGCAGGCCGTCAGCATCGTGGTCGCGCCGATGAAGCCGAAGTTCCAGCCAAGGCCGAGCAGGATCAGCGCCACCCAGAAATGCGCCACGTCCTGCCCGCTCAGCGAGATGATGCCGCAGCCGCACAGGAGCGCCAGCCCGGTCACCACGATGGTGCGCACGCCGAAGCGGGCAATCAGCGCGCCGGTGAAGAAGCTCGGGCCGAACATCGCCAGCACGTGCCACTGGATCGCCAGCGCCGCGTCCGTCGTCGACAGGCCACAGCCGATCATGGCCAGCGGGGTCGCCGTCATGACGAGGCTCATCAGCGCGTAGGAGACGATGCCGCAGGTCGCGGCCACCAGAAAGGCCGGCTGGCGCATGATCTCGGACAGGGGGCGGGCAACGCCCTGCGCCGCGCGCGCGACCGGGGGCGGTGCCTGCAGGAACCAGAGCACCAGAAAGGCGAGGAAGGACAGGCCGGCGAGCGCCACGTAGGTGCCGGCAAACAGGATCGGCGCAAGCAGGTCGCGCGTGAGGATCACGGTCTGGGGCCCGATCACGCCGGCCAGGATCCCGCCGGCCATGACCCAGGAAATGGCCCGTGGCCGGAACGCGTCGCTTGCCGTGTCGGCGGCCGCGAAGCGGAACTGCTGCACGAAGGCCGTCACGAAGCCCATCGCGCCGCAGGCCAGCGTGAACAGCCAGAAGTGTCCGGCCAGCACCGCCAGGGCCGCCAGCAGCGCCGTGACGGTGCCGCCGATCGAGGAGCCGAGAAAGCTGGTCCGGCGCCCGAAGCGGCGCATGAGCATGCCCGCCGGCAGCATGCCGATCGCGGTGCCCAGCACCATGAACGAGACGGGCAGCGTCGCCAGCGACTTGTCGGGCCCGAGCAGGGCTGCACCGATCAGCGGACCGGTCGAGATGACAATGGAGGCGGAGGCGCCGCCGAGCGCCTGGGCGCAGGCCAGGATCGCCACGTTGCGCCGGGCGATGCGGTCGTCGATGCCGGCCGCGAGGGCAGAGGCGGGTGTGGCGGCGGGATGGCTCATGCGGGTCACTCCGGCCCCGGGGCGCAGGGCTGCGACCATCGGGGCTGGCACGGAACGGGATCCGGATCAGGGCGGGCGGGACGCGCGGCACCAGGCGGAGGTCCGGCTGATCCGGGGCGGGACAGCCTCAAAAGTGTCGGAAGCCGCCCTTGCCCGCAAGGGTGAAACTTGCACCATCCCTGAAATAGCCGAGCACCCCCGTGGCTCCGACCGGCGGGCGGGCGGCGCCGATGCGCGTCACGGGCACGCCGGCTGCGGCGGCATCGCGCTCGAAGGCGTCGCGCCGGTCCTCGGGAACCGCCAGCAGGAGTTCGTAGTCGTCGCCGCCGCCAAGGCAGGTGGCAAGCCACTCGGGGGAGCGGGCCAGCACCTGCCGGGCGGCCTGCGACAACGGCACCGCCGTGACCTCGACCGCGAGGTCGACGCCGGAGGCTGCGGCCATGTGGGCCGCGTCGCCCGTCAGCCCGTCCGACAGGTCCATGGCGGCGCTGGCGTGGGCGAGCACGGCGGCGGCGAGCGCGGTGCGCGGTTGCGGCAGAAGATAACGGTCGAGGAGATGCGCCTGATCGTCCGGGGACAGCGCGAGGCTCCGGGCCAGGTCCGGCTCGTAGCGCAGCCGCACCCCCAGCGCCGCATCGCCCAGCGTGCCGGTCACATAGAGGCTGTCACCGGGCGCAGCACCGGTGCGGCGGACCGCGCGCCCGGCCGGGACCTCGCCGATGGCCGTCACCGACAGGAGCAGCTTGCCGCCGGAGGCAATCGTGTCGCCGCCGAGCAGCGTGATGCCGTAGGTATCCTGGTCGTGCGCAAGGCCGGCGCAGAAGCGCTCCAGCCACTCGGCATCCCAGGCCGCCGGCAGCGCCAGCCCGAGCAGGTAGCCGCGCGGCCGCGCGCCCTTGGCGGCCAGGTCCGACAGGTTGACGCGCAGCGCCTTGGCGGCAATCGCCTCGGCCGGATCATGGGAAAAGAAATGAATGTCGGCCGCCAGCAGGTCCTTGGTCAGGACCAGCTCGCAACCTGCCGACGGCGCCAGGGTCGCGGCATCGTCGGTGAGGCCCAGGGCTCCGGGATCGCTGGCAAGCGGCGCAAAGAAGCGCTTGATCAGCGCGAATTCATGCGGCCTCTCGCCAGCCATCGGGGCGCTCAGTCGGCCTTGCGGGCGTCAGCCCCGTCCGCTTCGGCCGCCGCATCGTCCGCCCCATCGCCGGCGCTCTCGCCGTCATCCCCGGCTGCCGGACGCGGGGGCAGCTCCTGGCTGCGCAGGTCGTGGGCCAGCCGGTCGAGCACCCCGTTGACCAGCCGGGGCTCGTCCTCGGCGTAGAAGGCCTTGGCGATGTCGATGTACTCCGAAATGATCACCTTGGCCGGAACGTCGCGGCGACGCAGCAGCTCGAAGCCGCCGGCCCGCAGGATGGCGCGCAGCAGGCTGTCGATGCGCTTCAGCGGCCAGTCCTCGACCAGCGCGGTGTGGATGAACGGGTCGATGAGCCGCTGCTCCTCGACCACGCCCTTCACCACCGACTTGAAGTAGTGCTCGTCGGCGTCCAGGTACTGGGCGCCGTCCACTTCCTTGCCGAGCCGGAACGCGGTGAACTCGTTGATGACATCGGTGAGCGAGGAGCCCCCGATGTCCATCTGGTACAACGCCTGCACCGCGCCGAGGCGGGCGGTGCCGCGCTTGTTGGCCGGCTTGACCTCGCGGTCGCCTGCGTTGGATGCACCGTCAGTCATGGCAGTCAGATCCCGAGCTTCTCGCGCAGGGCGATCATGTCGAGGGCAGCGCGGGCGGCAGCCCCGCCCTTGTCCTTGTCGGTCACCCGGGCGCGGGCCCAGGCCTGGTCGTCGTTCTCGACGGTCAGGATGCCGTTGCCGACCGCCAGGTCCGCATCGACGATGAGGTCCATGATCACGCGGGCGGATTCGTTGGCGACGATGTCATAATGGGTGGTTTCACCCCGGATGACGCAGCCCAGCAGCACGAAGCCGTCATAGAAGGTGCCGTCGTTTTCCATCGAGGTGAGCACCATCGACAGGGCCGCCGGGATTTCCAGCACGCCCGGCACCGAAATGCGGTCATGGGTTGCCCCGGCCGTTTCCAGCGTCTTGGCCGCGCCTTCATAGAGGGCATCGGCAATGTCTTCGTAGAATCGGGCTTCGATAATCAGGACGTGCGGGGCGGAGCTCATCGGGTCGGTCGCTTTCACTTGAGATCGTCAGGGTCAGGAACCATGCCTGACCCCGTTTGTCCAGCCCTCGGCGTTGAGGGCTGCCTATCGGTCGAATTCGGCAAGGCGCGCGGCATAGCGTGCCATCATGTCCACTTCAAGATTAACGTGATCGCCCTCCTGCCGTTCCCCCCAGGTCGTCACCTTGAGGGTATGCGGGATCAGGAACACCGAGAATTCGGTGCCCTCGACCTCGTTGACGGTGAGCGAGGTGCCGTCCAGCGCGACCGAGCCCTTGCGGGCGATGAAGCGGGCGAAGTCCGGCGCCGCGTCGAAGCGGAAGTAGACGCTGTCGGGATGGTCGCGGCGCGCCACGATGCGGGCCAGCCCGTCGACGTGCCCCAGAACCAGATGCCCCCCCAGCTCCGTGCCCAGCGACAGGGACCGTTCCAGGTTGAGGCGCATGCCGGCACGCCAGTCCTTGACCGTGGTCAGCCGCAGCGTCTCCGCGCCACTTTCCACCTCGAACCAGTTGCCCTCGCCGTCGCGCCCCTTGGCGGTGACGGTGTGACACGGGCCACCGCAGGCGATGGACGCGCCGAGGTCGATGCCCTCCGGGTCATAGGCGGTTGCAATGCGCGTGCGCTTGCCGGCGGGAATGTCGGTGACGGAACGGATCACGCCGACATCGGTGACGATACCAGTGAACATGTCAGATCTCCTTGCGCGCGAGGCGCATGAGCCGGTCGGCCCCATGGCGGCTTGTGCCGGCGAGGCGGTAGATGGGGCTTTCGGTCAGGGCCGCAAGGGGGCGTCCGGCGAAGGGCAGGATTGCGCCTGGCCCAAGGCTTGGCTGTCCGGTGAAGAGGAAGGCCTCGTCGATCAGCCCGGCATCGAGGAAGCTTGCCGCCACCTGTGCGCCGCCCTCGACCATCAGCCGGGTGATGCCGCGATTGGCCAGCGCCGTCACGGCGACCAGCGGGTCGATGCCCCGCTCGCAGGGGGGGACGCGGATCACCAGCACGCCGGCGCCCGTCAGCGCCTCCACCCTTTCCGGATCCGCGTCATGGCCGGCGATCACCCACACGGGCACATCGGCGGCGCCGCGCACCAGCCGGCTCGTCAGTGGCAGGCGGGCCTGACGGTCCAGCACGACCCGGACGGGCGAGCGGCTGCCCATGCCCGGCAGACGGCAGGTCAGCTCCGGGTCATCGGCCAGCACGGTGCCGATGCCTACCAGGATCGCGTCGTAGCGGGCCCGCAGACCGTGCACGAGGGCCCGGGCCTCCGGGCCGGTGATGGCGACCTGGCCGTCTCCCGGACGGCCGATGCCGCCGTCGGCGGAGACGGCCAGCTTCAGCATGACCAGCGGACGCATGGCGGTGACGCGCATGTTATGCCCCGCATGCAGCCAGCGGGCGGCCTCTTCCTCAACGCCCGCCAGCACCTCGACGCCCGCCTCGCGCAGCATCGACAGGCCGCGGCCGGCGACGCGCGGGTTAGGGTCGAGACAGCCGATGACGACCCGGCGGATGCCGGCCTCGACCAGCGCCAGCGAACAGGGCGGCGTGCGGCCGTAGTGGGAACAGGGCTCCAGCGTGACATAGGCGGTGGCCCCGCGCGCGGCCTCGCCGGCGCTGCGCAGGGCACTCACTTCCGCGTGCGGCCCGCCGGGGCGCGCGGTCACGCCGCGCCCGACGATCCGCCGCCCGGCGTCCTCGCCCTCGCCCTCGCCCGCGACAATCAGCGCGCCGACCGAGGGATTGGGCCAGACCCGGCCAAGGCCGCGCGTGGCCAGCGCGATCGCGGCCTGCATCAGCCGGCGGTCGGTCTCCGTCGGGGCCGTGACGCTGCTCACTCGTCCTCCAGCGCCCGTCCGCCAGGGTTGTTCAGCTCGCCGATCAGCGCCTCGAAGTCCTTGGCCTCGCGGAAGTTCTTGTAGACCGAGGCAAAGCGGACATAGGCGACGCTGTCGATGTTCTTCAGCCCTTCCATGACATGGGTGCCGATGGTCTCGCTGGCGACCTCGCCCTCGCCCGTGCTTTCGAGCTGGCGCACGATGCCGCTGACCATCCGTTCGATCCGCTCCGGATCGACGGGACGCTTGCGCACGGCCGTCTCGACGGAGCGCATCAGCTTCTCCCGGTCGAAGGGCACGCGGCGGCCGGAGCGCTTGACCACCATCAGCTCGCGCAGCTGCACCCGCTCGAAGGTGGTGAAGCGACCGCCGCAGGTCGAACAGACGCGCCGCCGCCGGATCGCCGTGTTGTCCTCGGTCGGACGCGAGTCCTTGACCTGGGTCTCGTCTCCGCCACAGAAGGGGCAGCGCATGCAGGAACTCCCGTTTGTCGTGTTCACGAAGGCCGAAGCCCGCCTCGGGCCCCGGCCCTTGATAGGACAGGTCGGCTGCGTTTCAAACGCAAAAAGCCCGCGCCTCAGGCGCGGACCTTGTCTTGAGGCCGAAAGGACCAGATCCGGAGCGGCGAGGCCAGAGCCTGGCCTCGCGCCACACGGACCGTCAGGCCGGATAGATCGGGAA encodes:
- a CDS encoding MFS transporter, coding for MSHPAATPASALAAGIDDRIARRNVAILACAQALGGASASIVISTGPLIGAALLGPDKSLATLPVSFMVLGTAIGMLPAGMLMRRFGRRTSFLGSSIGGTVTALLAALAVLAGHFWLFTLACGAMGFVTAFVQQFRFAAADTASDAFRPRAISWVMAGGILAGVIGPQTVILTRDLLAPILFAGTYVALAGLSFLAFLVLWFLQAPPPVARAAQGVARPLSEIMRQPAFLVAATCGIVSYALMSLVMTATPLAMIGCGLSTTDAALAIQWHVLAMFGPSFFTGALIARFGVRTIVVTGLALLCGCGIISLSGQDVAHFWVALILLGLGWNFGFIGATTMLTACYRPAERTMVQSANDFLVFGFVAFASFSSGSLLHNFGWGTVNVLIFPVTALCLAAMLALGRTQRSDRTV
- the thiL gene encoding thiamine-phosphate kinase, whose amino-acid sequence is MAGERPHEFALIKRFFAPLASDPGALGLTDDAATLAPSAGCELVLTKDLLAADIHFFSHDPAEAIAAKALRVNLSDLAAKGARPRGYLLGLALPAAWDAEWLERFCAGLAHDQDTYGITLLGGDTIASGGKLLLSVTAIGEVPAGRAVRRTGAAPGDSLYVTGTLGDAALGVRLRYEPDLARSLALSPDDQAHLLDRYLLPQPRTALAAAVLAHASAAMDLSDGLTGDAAHMAAASGVDLAVEVTAVPLSQAARQVLARSPEWLATCLGGGDDYELLLAVPEDRRDAFERDAAAAGVPVTRIGAARPPVGATGVLGYFRDGASFTLAGKGGFRHF
- the nusB gene encoding transcription antitermination factor NusB encodes the protein MTDGASNAGDREVKPANKRGTARLGAVQALYQMDIGGSSLTDVINEFTAFRLGKEVDGAQYLDADEHYFKSVVKGVVEEQRLIDPFIHTALVEDWPLKRIDSLLRAILRAGGFELLRRRDVPAKVIISEYIDIAKAFYAEDEPRLVNGVLDRLAHDLRSQELPPRPAAGDDGESAGDGADDAAAEADGADARKAD
- the ribH gene encoding 6,7-dimethyl-8-ribityllumazine synthase encodes the protein MSSAPHVLIIEARFYEDIADALYEGAAKTLETAGATHDRISVPGVLEIPAALSMVLTSMENDGTFYDGFVLLGCVIRGETTHYDIVANESARVIMDLIVDADLAVGNGILTVENDDQAWARARVTDKDKGGAAARAALDMIALREKLGI
- a CDS encoding riboflavin synthase; protein product: MFTGIVTDVGVIRSVTDIPAGKRTRIATAYDPEGIDLGASIACGGPCHTVTAKGRDGEGNWFEVESGAETLRLTTVKDWRAGMRLNLERSLSLGTELGGHLVLGHVDGLARIVARRDHPDSVYFRFDAAPDFARFIARKGSVALDGTSLTVNEVEGTEFSVFLIPHTLKVTTWGERQEGDHVNLEVDMMARYAARLAEFDR
- the ribD gene encoding bifunctional diaminohydroxyphosphoribosylaminopyrimidine deaminase/5-amino-6-(5-phosphoribosylamino)uracil reductase RibD, encoding MSSVTAPTETDRRLMQAAIALATRGLGRVWPNPSVGALIVAGEGEGEDAGRRIVGRGVTARPGGPHAEVSALRSAGEAARGATAYVTLEPCSHYGRTPPCSLALVEAGIRRVVIGCLDPNPRVAGRGLSMLREAGVEVLAGVEEEAARWLHAGHNMRVTAMRPLVMLKLAVSADGGIGRPGDGQVAITGPEARALVHGLRARYDAILVGIGTVLADDPELTCRLPGMGSRSPVRVVLDRQARLPLTSRLVRGAADVPVWVIAGHDADPERVEALTGAGVLVIRVPPCERGIDPLVAVTALANRGITRLMVEGGAQVAASFLDAGLIDEAFLFTGQPSLGPGAILPFAGRPLAALTESPIYRLAGTSRHGADRLMRLARKEI
- the nrdR gene encoding transcriptional regulator NrdR, whose translation is MRCPFCGGDETQVKDSRPTEDNTAIRRRRVCSTCGGRFTTFERVQLRELMVVKRSGRRVPFDREKLMRSVETAVRKRPVDPERIERMVSGIVRQLESTGEGEVASETIGTHVMEGLKNIDSVAYVRFASVYKNFREAKDFEALIGELNNPGGRALEDE